The Candidatus Omnitrophota bacterium genome contains the following window.
AGCATGGTTGATAAAGAAATAATACTAAAACGCATTAATATCCTAGAGCCTATCTACAAACGCCTCAACAGCCTTGTAGATGGTTATCGTCAAAATATTGCCTTGATTGGCGAAACCGGTGTCGGTAAGAGCACAATTTTAAAATATCTTCTCACTTCGTTTATGCGGCCCCAGCTTACGTTTGCCTACGTTAATCTAAACTGCTCTGATTTTGAGCAGTTCAGCTATAAGTTATTGGGTAGTATGCTATACAACTATCTGCAGGAGAAAGGACTGATTATCAAAGATGATTTCGATTACTTAAGCAAGGCAAGTGAAAAGATTTTACCAAATACCTCCAGCCAGATAGAAGAGATCAAGCAATTAATAGAAAGACATAAATACAATGAGGCCTTTGCCAAGACATTTGATTGCACTGATATCTTTACAAAGGAGACCGGCCATAGGCTGGTGTTCATAATCGATGAATTCCATCTCTTAGAGGAAATGGACATAAAAAATGTATTTGCCCTTTTCAGTAAACGGATTATGCTACAGCAATCCGTGGCCTTTATAGTAGCCAGTTCACATGTAGGAAAGGCAAGAAAAATCCTCTCTGAAAAATTATCACTTTTATTCGGTAATTTTGAAGTCATGAATATACATCCCCTGGATCACACAACAAGCAAAGAATTTATCTCAAGCATCATTTATCCTTTCGGAATCGCAGACGTAGGCAATGATTTTCTTATTAATCTAACGGGCGGGTTTCCTCTTTATCTAAAGCTAATCGCCAATGAACTTTCTCGTCTGGCAGAGAAAAATGTGTTCAAGCAAATAGATGAGCATATTATTGCTACGGCGC
Protein-coding sequences here:
- a CDS encoding ATP-binding protein; amino-acid sequence: MVDKEIILKRINILEPIYKRLNSLVDGYRQNIALIGETGVGKSTILKYLLTSFMRPQLTFAYVNLNCSDFEQFSYKLLGSMLYNYLQEKGLIIKDDFDYLSKASEKILPNTSSQIEEIKQLIERHKYNEAFAKTFDCTDIFTKETGHRLVFIIDEFHLLEEMDIKNVFALFSKRIMLQQSVAFIVASSHVGKARKILSEKLSLLFGNFEVMNIHPLDHTTSKEFISSIIYPFGIADVGNDFLINLTGGFPLYLKLIANELSRLAEKNVFKQIDEHIIATALYNLLSKETGLLNEKFNNTVMKISELKSEHKRTSSVHSWKILISIANGFNKSSSLVKNLRKGKPQIQAKLTKLIDQNIISKNSSFFKINDPVFELWLKYVFSKKQYNFNEDELDFKNQFISEIKTLIENFTVESKRNFIDRISEVFEQFKDESIVFERRRWKLTKFNEIRPLSFAGSGIRSGIYGRGAGDLWIAALKQGHVCESDISEFIVECKKFKNKRLKKVLIALGEIDLNAALLAKEEKIQTWNLNHLNLLLRLFGKPKIIHY